A segment of the Leptospirillum ferriphilum genome:
GGTCCGACGATCATCATGTCCACCCACAGTCAGGAAGCGGCCTCCTTTGGCGGCCGTGTCCTGCATATCCGGGATGGAGAAATCCTGGGAACCCGGACACCGGCGACCGCCTGACCCGTGAAATCCTTCCTTTTTCTCCTGCGCTATTCCGCTCTCTCCCTTGTTCGTCATCGCTGGGTCTTTCTCTTGACGCTGCTGGGTGTATCGACGGGCACCGCGGTTGTGACCGCGGTGCTGCTGGCAAACAAGAGCGCCCTGATGTCTTTTCAGAACGCCGTCTCCCACGTCCAGGGGAAGACGGACTATTCCATCCGGAGCTCCGCCGGCGTGCTGTTTTCCGATCGCGTTCTCGACCGTCTGGAGCGTCTCTCTCCTGCTCCTCCACTCTCCCTCTCTCCACTTTTGAGCCGGACGGTCCGTTACAACGGGTCCCTGTTCTGGATCCGGGGCGTGGATTTTCTCGCCTCGGGTGACCGTCTTTCCCAAGGCGGCTCTTTTGCCGGACTGATCCGGGAAGGAGCCTATCTTCCGCCGGGAGGTCTCCGGAAATTTCATCTGCATCCGGGCGACCGGATGCGGGTGCTTTATGGAACCCGGTTGATCGATGTGCCCGTTTTGGGGGAAATTCCCCGGTCGGAATCGGTCTCCCTGATTCCGGACAACACCCTGTTCATGGATCTGGCCTGGGCCCAGATGATGTTCGATCTTCCCGGCAAAATCAGCCGGATCGATCTCTCCTGGCAGACCCCTCCCCCCTCCCGTCCCTGGAAGGCGGTCTGGAAAACAAAAATCCGCCATGCGACAGGAGCATCGCTGGTGCTTGTGAGCGATCGGGAAAAACACAAGGAATTCTCGCGCCTTCTTTTCTCCTACCGGTCCAATCTGTTCGCGCTCAGTCTGGTTTCCCTCATCGTCGGAATGTTCCTGATCTACAACACTCTTTCCCTTCTGACACTGCAGGGGAGAAAAACATTCTCGACATTGCGTCTTCTGGGTGTCACCCCCCGGGAAATTCAGGCCATCGTTCTTCTGGAGGGCGGGATCATCGGTCTTGCGGGCGGTCTCCTGGGAATCTTCGGAGGTCATCTTCTTTCAAGACTGACGATCAGTGCCGTGGCCCGGACGCTGGACACTCTCTATCTGCCGGTCGGGATCCTGCCCCACTTCCGGACAACCTCCGAAGACTTCGAAGTTCTGGGCCTGACCGTGCTCGCCTCCCTGATCTCCAGTGTGTTTCCGGCCCGGGAAGCCCTCCGTCTTCCGCCGGTCTTCTCCCAACACCGGACCACCCTGGAATCGGCAAAGGCATCCGGCCGGGGCAGAAGCCTCTTTCTGGGAAGCCTGGCGTTTCTCGCGGGCCTTCTCTTTCTGGATATTCCTCCCGTCCATGGATTCCCGCTGTTCGGGTATCTGGGAGCCCTGCTCTGGGTGTTCGCAGCCAGCCTGGCGGTACCCGCCTGTGTTGGATGGCTGTCCCGGATTCTCCGGGGAGTTCAGCGTCTGTCCGGTCGGGAATCCTCTCCGGGGTTACTGGCTCTCTCCCACTTCGAGTCCGGGGTTTCCAGAAGCCAGATCGCCATTTCTTCGGTCATGATCGGGTTGTCCATGATGACCGGCATCGTTATTCTTGTGCACTCCTTTGAAATGACCCTGAATCTCTGGATTTCCCAGAATCTTGTCGCGGATCTTTACGTCAAGCCCTTGTCCTGCCAGGAAGCGGTCTGCCGGGAGAGGCTCGATCCGGCCGATGTCCGGGCCATCCGGAATCATCCCGGAGTCGACTTTGTCGCCCGCTTCACCTCTTTTCCCGCCCT
Coding sequences within it:
- a CDS encoding ABC transporter permease gives rise to the protein MKSFLFLLRYSALSLVRHRWVFLLTLLGVSTGTAVVTAVLLANKSALMSFQNAVSHVQGKTDYSIRSSAGVLFSDRVLDRLERLSPAPPLSLSPLLSRTVRYNGSLFWIRGVDFLASGDRLSQGGSFAGLIREGAYLPPGGLRKFHLHPGDRMRVLYGTRLIDVPVLGEIPRSESVSLIPDNTLFMDLAWAQMMFDLPGKISRIDLSWQTPPPSRPWKAVWKTKIRHATGASLVLVSDREKHKEFSRLLFSYRSNLFALSLVSLIVGMFLIYNTLSLLTLQGRKTFSTLRLLGVTPREIQAIVLLEGGIIGLAGGLLGIFGGHLLSRLTISAVARTLDTLYLPVGILPHFRTTSEDFEVLGLTVLASLISSVFPAREALRLPPVFSQHRTTLESAKASGRGRSLFLGSLAFLAGLLFLDIPPVHGFPLFGYLGALLWVFAASLAVPACVGWLSRILRGVQRLSGRESSPGLLALSHFESGVSRSQIAISSVMIGLSMMTGIVILVHSFEMTLNLWISQNLVADLYVKPLSCQEAVCRERLDPADVRAIRNHPGVDFVARFTSFPALYRGHPVWEGFTELEKLSRKAPLSLETAHPQKILQDFFRGKGVLISESFAYHFAKRPGDSLTLPTPHGPVRTDILAVYRDYSSEEGIVLFPWRELSPLFDTNSPTNVSVFLKSPEESDAVQSFLLRDLPGHPKLFVRSQPQLKKRVMRIFHQSFAITYALLGISLVVSVIGVGNTLLMLLVERKEEFRLMRAMGFSFNDIRKMLLLEALWMSLTGTLLGLVLGTGVGWIIVHVINRQAFGWTILWSWPGGTILLLALALLVVSTLASLLPSLILGRRNGLNRGTPNE